In Chloracidobacterium sp., one genomic interval encodes:
- a CDS encoding phosphopentomutase, translating to MSKFNRVCLVVLDSAGIGEMPDAADWGDAGSHTLGHIFASRRVNVPNLRSLGLGNITPLDGVAPSSDPIGCFGKCTLKSDGKDTTTGHWEMAGIVLKQGFPKYPDGFPERIIDAFVTKAHVPGILGNIPASGTEIIKELGEEHVRTGKPIVYTSADSVFQIAAHEEVIPVDRLYEICEVARGILTGDDEVARVIARPFLGSNASDFKRTENRHDYAVPPPDGNLLPKLKDAGLDVVCIGKIASIYDNLGVTEDLTAKNNEQAIDQTINALNADSSGLIFSNLVDFDMLYGHRRDVEGYAQALEHFDTRLPEIFNALREDDLLILTADHGNDPTYRGSDHTREYVPLLVYGKSAKHGVDLGTRGSLSDIGQTIAENFALKIDDGNSFLNEVAF from the coding sequence ATGAGCAAATTCAACCGTGTTTGTTTGGTGGTTTTGGATAGTGCCGGCATCGGCGAGATGCCTGATGCGGCAGACTGGGGCGATGCAGGTTCGCACACGCTCGGGCATATTTTTGCGTCACGCAGAGTGAACGTCCCCAATTTGCGGAGCCTCGGGCTGGGAAACATCACACCGCTTGACGGCGTTGCTCCGAGCAGCGATCCGATCGGATGCTTTGGAAAATGCACGCTAAAGTCTGACGGCAAAGATACCACGACGGGGCATTGGGAGATGGCAGGCATCGTCCTGAAGCAGGGCTTCCCTAAATACCCGGACGGCTTTCCCGAGCGGATCATCGACGCTTTCGTCACCAAAGCACACGTGCCGGGCATTCTCGGCAATATACCTGCCAGCGGAACTGAGATCATCAAAGAGCTTGGCGAAGAGCACGTCCGCACGGGCAAGCCTATCGTTTACACATCGGCCGACAGTGTGTTCCAGATCGCGGCGCACGAGGAGGTAATACCCGTCGATCGCCTTTATGAGATATGCGAGGTGGCGCGTGGCATACTCACCGGCGATGACGAAGTGGCACGCGTGATCGCACGGCCGTTCCTCGGCAGCAACGCCTCGGATTTCAAACGTACGGAGAATCGCCACGATTACGCCGTTCCGCCGCCGGACGGCAACCTTCTGCCAAAACTTAAAGATGCCGGCCTCGATGTCGTCTGCATCGGAAAGATCGCATCGATCTATGATAATTTGGGCGTAACTGAGGATCTGACGGCAAAGAATAACGAGCAGGCCATCGATCAGACGATAAATGCACTCAATGCTGATTCGAGCGGGCTGATCTTCAGCAATCTGGTTGATTTCGATATGCTCTACGGCCACCGCCGTGATGTCGAAGGGTATGCGCAGGCCCTTGAACATTTCGACACTCGGCTGCCGGAGATATTCAATGCACTTCGTGAAGATGATCTGCTGATATTGACAGCCGATCACGGAAATGACCCAACCTATCGAGGCTCGGATCATACGCGCGAATATGTTCCGCTGCTCGTTTACGGAAAGTCGGCAAAGCACGGCGTCGATCTTGGCACGCGCGGCTCACTATCGGATATCGGGCAAACAATAGCAGAGAACTTTGCTCTTAAGATCGATGACGGAAACTCATTCTTGAATGAGGTCGCATTCTGA
- a CDS encoding VWA domain-containing protein, whose protein sequence is MNDISSVHTVSDMRSIYRVLALTIFLSAAGAAFAQSSGNDEVVRVDTQLVDVPVAVTLPNGAFASSLKAANFVVFEDGKKQSVEAFSAVAAPFEVALLLDTSGSTRNDLQLIQRAARDFIAGLRPGDRVAVAAYTKQSDGRSGISVSEVLTELTTDRAALYAALNRMNVSNGTPFYDSIEQAAAVIFKTKPAEEFRGRRALVAVTDGVDSASAADFAAAKEAIGEAGAVTYFIKVDTKEFFESQLLGDCESSIRFSAAQIRRYYLSIDPKGKTEKVSDFCELGDFERLAVSKRLYETADSELDELAKMSGGKVFPVADISDARSSFRSIAAELGTKYTLSYTPTNDARDGTYRKIRVETVGLPKGTTVRARDGYTAPAN, encoded by the coding sequence ATGAATGATATATCCTCGGTCCATACGGTCAGTGACATGCGTTCGATCTACAGAGTACTCGCGTTGACGATCTTCTTAAGTGCCGCCGGTGCCGCTTTTGCTCAGAGCAGCGGCAATGATGAGGTCGTGCGTGTCGATACGCAGCTTGTTGATGTTCCCGTGGCTGTAACATTGCCGAACGGAGCCTTTGCATCATCATTAAAGGCCGCGAATTTCGTTGTTTTCGAGGATGGCAAGAAGCAGTCGGTCGAGGCGTTCTCTGCCGTCGCGGCTCCTTTTGAGGTGGCCTTGCTGCTCGATACATCAGGTTCGACGCGAAACGATCTGCAGCTAATACAACGTGCGGCACGCGATTTTATTGCCGGTCTCAGGCCCGGCGACCGCGTTGCCGTCGCCGCTTATACAAAACAGAGCGACGGGCGCTCGGGCATTTCGGTGAGCGAAGTGCTGACGGAGCTTACTACTGACCGCGCGGCGCTTTATGCGGCATTGAACAGGATGAATGTAAGCAACGGAACGCCTTTCTACGATTCCATTGAGCAGGCTGCAGCGGTGATCTTTAAAACAAAGCCGGCCGAGGAATTTCGCGGTCGCAGGGCGTTGGTCGCGGTGACCGACGGTGTTGATTCGGCGAGTGCGGCTGATTTCGCGGCGGCTAAGGAAGCTATCGGCGAGGCCGGAGCGGTTACATACTTCATAAAGGTCGATACGAAAGAGTTCTTTGAATCGCAGCTGCTGGGTGATTGTGAAAGTTCGATACGCTTTTCGGCCGCGCAGATCAGGCGTTATTACCTCTCGATAGACCCGAAAGGCAAGACAGAGAAAGTATCTGATTTTTGCGAGCTTGGCGACTTTGAACGCCTCGCTGTCAGCAAACGCCTTTACGAAACGGCAGACAGCGAACTTGACGAACTAGCGAAGATGTCGGGCGGAAAGGTCTTTCCGGTGGCCGATATTTCAGACGCCAGAAGTTCGTTCCGGAGCATTGCGGCCGAACTTGGTACGAAATATACACTCAGTTACACTCCGACGAACGATGCTCGCGACGGAACGTATCGCAAGATACGCGTCGAGACTGTCGGCCTGCCAAAAGGTACGACCGTACGCGCTCGCGATGGCTACACCGCACCTGCAAATTGA
- a CDS encoding VCBS repeat-containing protein produces MRNFALALIVALAGGAIYIASDIGPSTSAKNTDGRAVRQTRPSSVLFNDDFTYTGLLSANGWTAHSGSGTNALTAAPPGLTYTGYPGSGIGNAVSLTTSGEDDHHTFTVQESGSVYAGVMVNLSDAALDPSNGDYFFHLGPDPIGSTFRAKVFAKKGTNGKIAFGISKGSNNTTTPPGIGFTDYVYDLNTTHLLVAKYTIIDGASNDTAELLVDPNLSGAEPAASATALDNTTFPDINPGAVALRQGQSANAATLKADGIRVTTSWGDLAGTAPQPKAVIDFNGDGKTDFAVVRGTDMPLSGFTGQEVRRRPGQHRAAAPQAPAIFWYTSINGSGDTSVQKFGDSAADQITPADFDGDGKTDLAVWREAPATQAAFYILRSSDGTVDTQVFGQDGDDPAVVGDYDGDGKADPAVYRCPEATPGQCYFFYRGSDNNPAGNITYVPWGFGAIGDFYPSIGDFDGDGKYDFCIQREDPSTPGQAQFVLLKTTGGVDYINWGLTTDFIIPGDFDGDGMADLCVRRSSGGLQTYYILTRAGAMSQVQWGLVGDISVPGDYDGDGKTDIAAWRQNADPTQNYFYVQKSTNGALMMTEWGQQFDYPIAGWAVH; encoded by the coding sequence ATGAGAAACTTTGCATTAGCGTTGATCGTGGCTCTGGCAGGCGGTGCGATCTATATCGCTTCGGATATCGGCCCGTCAACCTCCGCGAAGAACACGGACGGGAGAGCGGTTCGACAGACACGTCCCTCTTCGGTCTTGTTCAATGATGACTTTACTTACACGGGCCTTCTTTCTGCAAACGGATGGACCGCTCACAGCGGTTCAGGCACGAATGCTTTGACCGCGGCGCCTCCGGGATTGACATATACCGGCTATCCCGGATCGGGTATCGGCAATGCCGTCAGCCTCACCACAAGCGGCGAGGACGATCATCACACTTTCACAGTCCAGGAGAGCGGTTCGGTCTATGCGGGCGTCATGGTTAACCTTTCCGACGCGGCGCTGGACCCAAGTAATGGGGATTACTTCTTCCACCTCGGCCCTGATCCTATCGGTTCGACATTCCGTGCAAAGGTATTTGCAAAAAAAGGAACTAATGGCAAGATCGCATTCGGTATATCAAAGGGATCCAATAACACCACAACTCCTCCGGGAATCGGATTCACTGATTATGTTTATGATCTGAATACAACGCACCTTCTTGTTGCCAAATATACCATCATTGACGGTGCGTCAAATGATACTGCGGAGCTATTGGTCGATCCGAACCTAAGCGGAGCAGAACCGGCCGCATCGGCAACCGCTCTCGACAACACGACGTTTCCGGATATAAATCCCGGGGCAGTTGCACTTCGCCAGGGGCAGTCCGCCAATGCCGCAACACTCAAGGCTGACGGCATCCGCGTTACTACGTCTTGGGGTGATCTTGCGGGAACTGCGCCGCAGCCTAAGGCGGTCATCGACTTCAACGGCGACGGTAAAACCGACTTTGCGGTCGTTCGCGGCACAGACATGCCACTCAGCGGCTTTACCGGGCAAGAGGTTCGCAGACGACCCGGACAGCACAGGGCGGCGGCTCCGCAGGCTCCGGCTATCTTCTGGTACACGAGCATCAACGGCTCGGGCGATACCAGCGTACAAAAGTTCGGCGACTCCGCTGCTGATCAGATAACGCCGGCCGACTTTGACGGCGACGGCAAAACTGATCTTGCGGTCTGGCGCGAGGCGCCGGCCACTCAAGCGGCGTTCTATATCCTGCGAAGCTCGGACGGCACCGTTGATACGCAGGTCTTTGGCCAGGACGGCGATGATCCCGCTGTCGTCGGGGATTACGACGGTGACGGCAAGGCTGATCCGGCCGTCTATCGCTGCCCTGAGGCCACGCCGGGCCAATGCTACTTCTTCTACCGCGGAAGCGACAATAATCCCGCCGGCAATATCACATACGTCCCTTGGGGATTTGGCGCGATCGGCGATTTCTATCCGAGCATCGGCGACTTCGACGGCGACGGCAAATACGACTTTTGTATTCAACGCGAAGACCCGAGCACTCCGGGACAGGCACAGTTCGTTCTCTTAAAGACAACGGGCGGAGTTGACTACATTAACTGGGGTCTAACGACGGATTTCATAATTCCCGGAGATTTTGACGGCGACGGTATGGCTGACTTATGCGTCCGCCGTTCTTCAGGCGGGCTTCAGACCTACTATATCCTGACCCGAGCGGGAGCGATGAGCCAGGTGCAATGGGGCCTGGTTGGCGACATCTCCGTACCCGGCGATTATGATGGCGACGGTAAAACCGATATAGCCGCATGGCGACAAAATGCCGATCCGACGCAGAATTACTTCTACGTTCAAAAGTCAACTAACGGAGCGTTAATGATGACGGAGTGGGGACAGCAGTTCGATTACCCCATTGCAGGTTGGGCAGTTCATTAA
- the trxA gene encoding thioredoxin — MGAFAKGVTDAAFQAEVLNSDKPVLVDFWAEWCGPCRMIAPSVEAIAEQYDGKAGVYKMNVDENMNVPQQYGIRGIPTLILFKGGQEQERIVGAVTRESIAKVIEKYI; from the coding sequence ATGGGAGCATTTGCAAAAGGAGTAACTGACGCGGCATTTCAGGCCGAGGTTTTGAATTCGGACAAGCCCGTTCTTGTCGATTTTTGGGCTGAGTGGTGTGGCCCTTGCAGGATGATCGCACCGTCGGTCGAGGCTATTGCCGAACAATACGACGGAAAGGCGGGCGTTTATAAGATGAACGTTGATGAGAATATGAATGTGCCTCAGCAGTACGGCATTCGCGGCATCCCGACGCTTATCCTGTTCAAGGGCGGCCAGGAGCAGGAAAGGATCGTCGGTGCGGTTACACGCGAATCGATCGCAAAAGTGATCGAGAAATATATCTGA
- a CDS encoding NAD(P)-dependent alcohol dehydrogenase: MKAFQIDQFGIDNLMLVEREVPTAGDEDVVVRFDAWSLNYRDLMVVEGSYNPRMRLPATPLSDAAGEIVAVGKNVSKWRVGQRVMPIFAQRWLDGEADLEKVRSALGGGPAWDGVLREFAVFDQQGVVEVPRYLSPEEAATLPCAAVTAWNALMVSGRLERGETVLTLGTGGVSVFAVQIAKAVGAKVIATSGSDEKLRKLKELGADEVINYRERPDWDAAVLDLTDKRGVDHVIEVGGAGTLERSVNAARIGGHIAMIGVLAGKGSFDPVRSFMKVQRLQGIFVGSRAMLADMLAFFGKHEIRPVIDREFPFDDARAALKYMRSGEHFGKIVLVR, from the coding sequence ATGAAGGCATTTCAGATCGATCAATTTGGAATAGACAACCTGATGCTTGTCGAGCGTGAAGTGCCGACCGCGGGTGATGAGGATGTTGTTGTACGGTTTGACGCGTGGTCTTTGAATTACCGCGATCTGATGGTCGTTGAAGGGAGTTATAATCCGCGTATGCGGCTGCCGGCGACACCGCTTTCTGACGCTGCGGGCGAGATCGTCGCCGTCGGAAAGAATGTATCAAAATGGCGTGTCGGGCAGCGGGTGATGCCGATATTTGCACAGAGATGGCTTGACGGCGAGGCCGATCTCGAAAAGGTGCGTTCGGCGCTCGGCGGCGGGCCTGCATGGGACGGCGTTCTCCGCGAATTTGCTGTCTTTGATCAGCAAGGCGTTGTCGAAGTACCGAGATACTTGTCGCCGGAGGAGGCGGCGACGCTTCCGTGTGCAGCCGTTACAGCATGGAATGCACTTATGGTTTCCGGCAGGCTGGAGCGAGGCGAAACCGTGCTGACCCTTGGAACCGGCGGTGTTTCGGTTTTTGCAGTGCAGATAGCAAAGGCCGTGGGAGCAAAGGTCATTGCGACCTCGGGTAGCGATGAAAAGCTTAGAAAACTGAAGGAACTCGGGGCAGATGAGGTGATCAATTACCGCGAGCGGCCTGATTGGGATGCTGCGGTACTCGATCTTACGGACAAACGCGGCGTAGATCATGTGATCGAGGTCGGCGGGGCAGGGACGCTCGAACGTTCGGTAAATGCGGCGCGCATCGGCGGGCACATTGCAATGATCGGCGTCCTCGCAGGCAAAGGCTCATTCGATCCTGTCCGTTCCTTTATGAAAGTTCAGCGGCTGCAGGGTATTTTTGTAGGATCTAGGGCGATGCTGGCCGATATGCTTGCATTCTTCGGCAAGCACGAAATACGGCCGGTGATCGACAGAGAGTTCCCGTTCGATGATGCTCGGGCGGCGCTGAAATATATGAGGTCGGGTGAGCATTTCGGCAAAATAGTACTGGTTCGTTAG
- a CDS encoding thioredoxin family protein, which yields MSNVDLRKYVETAMTYGEYVALMDELLAKGMATGADQSEDHVNYTKLNRQRMSRIDKTVSVNNVTSDAVSAVERDQVWLILTEGWCGDGAQNLPVVEKIAAENSKITTKYLLRDENSELMDAFLTAGARSIPKLIALDSDNHEVLFTWGPRPEPAVELFARRKAEGVEKLDIIEELQRWYNDNAGKAVQAEFVELLSKLK from the coding sequence ATGAGTAACGTTGATCTAAGGAAGTATGTTGAGACAGCAATGACCTACGGCGAATACGTGGCATTGATGGATGAATTGTTGGCAAAAGGGATGGCGACGGGTGCCGATCAGTCGGAAGACCACGTCAATTACACTAAACTCAATCGTCAGCGGATGTCGAGGATCGATAAAACGGTCAGTGTGAATAATGTTACATCAGATGCTGTATCAGCGGTCGAAAGAGATCAGGTTTGGCTGATATTGACCGAAGGCTGGTGCGGCGACGGTGCTCAGAACCTTCCTGTTGTCGAAAAGATCGCCGCCGAAAATAGCAAGATAACGACGAAATACCTGCTTCGCGACGAGAATTCCGAGCTGATGGATGCATTCCTCACCGCGGGTGCGCGCTCGATACCGAAGCTCATTGCGCTTGATAGCGACAATCACGAAGTGCTGTTCACATGGGGGCCGCGGCCGGAACCGGCCGTTGAGCTGTTCGCACGCAGAAAGGCCGAAGGGGTTGAAAAGCTCGATATTATCGAGGAGCTTCAGCGTTGGTATAACGACAATGCCGGAAAGGCCGTTCAGGCTGAGTTCGTCGAGCTCCTTTCAAAGTTGAAGTAG
- a CDS encoding Rrf2 family transcriptional regulator yields MAVHVLAMLAHSPDGNVKSECIAGSVNTNAVVIRRLLGQLSHAGFVTSQTGAGGGTRLARAPHEITLVEIYKAVVDSEIFALHAKEPNQDCPVGKKIEAVLCNLQKETDKVICRHLSSYTLANVMEQVESAEA; encoded by the coding sequence ATGGCGGTGCATGTACTGGCGATGCTTGCGCACTCGCCTGACGGCAACGTCAAATCTGAATGCATCGCCGGCAGTGTCAATACGAATGCCGTCGTTATCCGCCGCCTTTTGGGGCAGCTTTCGCACGCAGGGTTTGTAACGTCGCAAACGGGGGCAGGCGGCGGTACGAGGCTTGCGCGTGCTCCGCACGAAATAACGCTTGTTGAGATATACAAGGCTGTTGTTGACAGCGAAATATTTGCCCTCCACGCAAAGGAGCCGAATCAGGATTGTCCGGTGGGAAAGAAGATCGAGGCTGTGCTCTGCAACCTCCAGAAAGAGACGGATAAGGTGATCTGCCGACACCTAAGCAGCTATACGCTCGCTAACGTGATGGAACAGGTCGAAAGCGCCGAAGCATGA
- a CDS encoding transglycosylase SLT domain-containing protein, which produces MTIVLIGAATFAIGQDARTKQVNDAEAVVSTVLSNSGTAFREGLVAYTTNNRQVAAEKFNRSVETFLYSNLNIQKDTKLQGCYSKLIETIYRIEFPLAEQPPQVRELAAACTWNIDAALADSVAKTARAAAAASPGSSSVASAGTPSGPATSGPQVGFNDQVFEPSPLDELAKLELTPEELQVTDPVAQQQYQYIQTAVANRSLGFTFQVHPMIQQFINYYRGRGRTTMEVGLYRSGMFMRMARRIFKEEGVPENVAWLGQVESAWKPSALSWAAASGLWQFIPGTGSRFGLKRTAYVDERNSFDEATRASARYLKFLANRYGGNWELAMAAYNSGEGNVDRAIRRAGVSNFWIAYPYLPQETRNYVPNILATILIANNPNQYGFGHIRPAAPLVYDRIRVPASTNLSLIAQASDTNVQYLRYLNPHLRSNVTPPEPYVLNVPVGKADEVVALFRRLPASRINNTNVAKASSGETWQTISNRTGVSVEDLVAANPGMAKPSGKVFVPVKGNNVATIAYTRPTSQPAVRTPSNVRTVKALAGDTVTKLANRYKLDPVEVAKFNGLLPNSVLFAGREIKLPTK; this is translated from the coding sequence TTGACAATTGTATTGATCGGGGCCGCGACATTCGCGATCGGGCAGGATGCCCGCACCAAACAGGTGAACGACGCGGAAGCGGTCGTTAGCACTGTCCTTTCTAATTCGGGTACGGCCTTTCGCGAAGGGTTGGTCGCATATACCACCAACAACCGGCAGGTTGCTGCCGAAAAGTTCAATCGATCTGTCGAAACTTTTCTCTATTCAAATCTCAACATCCAGAAAGATACGAAACTTCAGGGCTGTTACAGCAAACTGATCGAGACGATATATCGCATTGAATTCCCGCTGGCTGAACAGCCGCCGCAAGTGCGCGAGCTCGCTGCGGCCTGCACATGGAATATCGATGCGGCTCTTGCGGACAGCGTTGCGAAGACCGCAAGAGCTGCCGCCGCAGCATCGCCGGGATCATCCTCTGTCGCTTCAGCCGGAACCCCAAGCGGCCCGGCAACGTCAGGTCCGCAGGTCGGTTTTAACGATCAGGTATTCGAGCCGTCGCCTCTTGACGAGCTTGCAAAGCTTGAGCTGACGCCTGAGGAACTCCAAGTTACCGATCCGGTCGCGCAGCAGCAGTATCAGTATATTCAGACAGCGGTTGCCAACCGTTCGCTCGGGTTCACCTTTCAGGTGCATCCGATGATCCAGCAGTTCATCAACTATTATCGCGGCCGAGGCCGCACGACGATGGAGGTCGGCCTCTATCGCTCGGGTATGTTCATGCGGATGGCGCGGCGTATCTTTAAGGAAGAGGGCGTGCCCGAGAATGTGGCATGGCTTGGCCAGGTTGAATCCGCGTGGAAGCCTTCGGCCTTGTCGTGGGCAGCGGCGTCGGGCCTTTGGCAGTTCATTCCGGGAACCGGAAGCCGCTTTGGTTTGAAGCGCACCGCATATGTCGATGAACGCAACAGCTTTGACGAAGCAACACGCGCGTCGGCACGCTACCTCAAGTTCCTTGCGAATCGCTACGGCGGCAATTGGGAACTCGCGATGGCCGCGTACAATTCGGGTGAAGGCAACGTTGACCGCGCCATACGTCGTGCGGGCGTCTCGAACTTCTGGATCGCGTATCCGTACCTGCCGCAGGAAACGCGCAATTACGTGCCGAACATCCTTGCAACGATCCTGATCGCGAACAACCCGAATCAGTACGGATTCGGCCATATCAGGCCGGCGGCTCCGCTTGTTTATGATCGGATTCGAGTTCCTGCATCAACGAATCTCAGCCTCATCGCGCAGGCCTCCGATACGAATGTTCAGTATTTGCGCTATCTCAACCCGCATTTACGCTCGAACGTAACGCCGCCGGAGCCGTATGTGCTTAACGTACCGGTCGGCAAGGCCGACGAAGTGGTGGCGCTGTTCAGACGGCTCCCCGCATCCAGGATCAATAATACGAACGTCGCAAAGGCTTCATCGGGTGAGACGTGGCAGACCATCTCGAATCGAACGGGTGTTAGTGTCGAGGACCTCGTGGCGGCAAATCCCGGAATGGCAAAGCCCAGCGGCAAGGTCTTTGTACCGGTGAAGGGCAATAATGTAGCTACTATCGCATATACGCGGCCGACGTCGCAGCCCGCGGTACGAACGCCCTCGAACGTGCGAACGGTCAAGGCTCTTGCGGGCGATACGGTAACAAAGCTTGCCAACCGGTATAAGCTCGACCCTGTCGAGGTTGCCAAGTTCAACGGCCTCCTGCCGAATTCCGTCCTTTTTGCAGGCCGCGAAATAAAGCTTCCGACAAAATAA
- the lon gene encoding endopeptidase La, with product MAMPDGEIVEPMMQIPAELPVLPLRDIVIYPFMIVPLFVSRDRSIRAVEEALKDNRMILLVSQRDVNKEEPGQKDLYTVGTVAIIMRMLKLPDGRVRILIQGLSRCEVTSVSSRGDHVKAKVDPVSEPFVSEGSLEVEALVRNVRASMERAASLGKNISPEVLAIIANLDDPGRLADLSASNLELRVEDGQSVLDIHDPIPRLRRVNELLSKEIDVLTVQQEINSQARADIDRSQREYFLRQQLKAIQAELGEGNELFEEIEQYRDKILKAKMPEAAEEEALRQLKKLERMHPDTAETATLRNWLDVMVDLPWSVSSEDNLDLQKAERILDEDHYGLERVKERMVEALAIRKLRAKPKGSILCLVGPPGVGKTSLGRSVARAIDRKFVRLSLGGLHDEAEIRGHRRTYVGAMPGRILQAIQQAGTNNPLIMLDEIDKVGADFRGDPSSALLEVLDPEQNFAFRDNYLGITFDLSNVMFMTTANVLDSIQPALRDRMEVISLAGYTEEEKVEIARRHIIPKQIVENGLAKKDIRFERKAIAKMISEYTREAGLRQLEREIGKVCRKVARRKAENGVKFEAVRVVADELSTYLRVPRVFNEEALEKDQVGIVTGLAWTAVGGEILFIEALQTKGKGNLQLTGQLGEVMQESAHAAFSYAKSRAKDLGIDETQFEKFDIHIHLPEGAIPKDGPSAGVGMATALVSVLTQQRVRKDVAMTGEITLRGHIMPVGGIKEKLLAARRAKLKTVILPAANERDLADLPQEVMDDLSFIFVENVQQVFDAALRPAGARRQRQNAAAGTN from the coding sequence ATGGCGATGCCTGACGGTGAGATAGTCGAGCCGATGATGCAGATCCCGGCTGAGCTGCCGGTGCTGCCGCTCCGCGATATCGTCATCTATCCGTTCATGATCGTGCCGCTTTTCGTCTCACGCGACCGTTCGATACGCGCTGTCGAGGAGGCGTTGAAAGACAACCGTATGATCCTCCTCGTCTCGCAGCGTGATGTGAACAAAGAGGAGCCGGGACAGAAGGATCTTTACACAGTCGGGACCGTTGCGATCATAATGCGGATGCTAAAGCTGCCCGACGGCCGTGTGCGGATCCTCATTCAAGGGCTTTCGCGATGTGAGGTAACGTCTGTCTCATCACGCGGCGATCACGTAAAGGCCAAGGTCGATCCGGTCTCGGAGCCGTTCGTCTCTGAAGGTTCGCTCGAGGTCGAAGCTCTTGTGCGCAATGTGCGGGCATCGATGGAGCGGGCGGCAAGCTTGGGCAAGAACATTTCACCCGAAGTGCTTGCGATCATAGCGAATCTGGACGATCCCGGCCGCCTCGCCGACCTTTCGGCGTCAAATCTCGAACTGAGGGTCGAGGATGGGCAGAGCGTCCTCGATATACACGATCCGATTCCGCGGCTGCGGCGTGTGAATGAGCTTTTGTCGAAGGAGATAGACGTTCTGACCGTTCAGCAGGAGATCAATTCGCAGGCACGGGCCGACATTGACCGCTCGCAGCGTGAATACTTCCTGCGGCAGCAGCTAAAGGCCATCCAGGCCGAACTCGGAGAAGGCAACGAACTGTTCGAGGAGATCGAGCAGTACCGAGACAAGATCTTGAAGGCAAAAATGCCGGAGGCTGCCGAAGAAGAGGCTTTGCGACAGCTTAAGAAACTCGAGCGGATGCATCCTGACACCGCCGAAACGGCAACCTTGCGGAATTGGCTCGATGTAATGGTCGATCTTCCGTGGTCGGTCTCATCGGAAGATAATCTTGATCTTCAGAAGGCTGAGCGGATACTCGATGAAGATCACTACGGCCTCGAGCGTGTCAAGGAGCGAATGGTCGAGGCGCTTGCCATCCGAAAGCTTCGTGCCAAACCAAAAGGCTCGATCCTTTGTCTGGTTGGCCCGCCGGGCGTCGGCAAAACAAGCCTCGGGCGCTCGGTGGCAAGGGCAATTGACCGAAAATTCGTCCGGCTGTCGCTCGGCGGGCTTCATGACGAAGCGGAGATAAGAGGGCATCGCCGTACCTATGTCGGTGCGATGCCGGGCCGCATCCTGCAGGCAATTCAGCAGGCCGGAACGAATAATCCGCTGATAATGCTCGACGAGATCGACAAGGTCGGAGCCGATTTTCGCGGCGACCCGAGCTCGGCCCTGCTCGAAGTGCTCGATCCGGAGCAGAATTTCGCCTTTCGCGACAACTATCTCGGCATCACGTTCGACCTCTCGAATGTGATGTTCATGACGACGGCGAATGTGCTTGATTCGATCCAGCCTGCCCTTCGCGACCGTATGGAGGTCATCTCGCTTGCGGGATACACGGAAGAGGAAAAGGTCGAGATCGCTCGGCGGCACATTATTCCCAAACAGATCGTCGAGAACGGCCTCGCAAAGAAGGACATCCGCTTTGAGCGAAAGGCGATCGCAAAGATGATAAGCGAATACACCCGCGAAGCCGGCTTGCGGCAGCTCGAGCGTGAGATCGGCAAGGTTTGCCGTAAGGTCGCCCGCCGAAAGGCCGAGAACGGCGTAAAGTTCGAGGCTGTCCGTGTGGTCGCCGATGAACTAAGCACGTATTTGCGTGTGCCGCGCGTCTTTAATGAAGAAGCGTTAGAAAAGGATCAAGTCGGTATCGTTACGGGCCTTGCATGGACCGCGGTCGGCGGCGAGATCCTGTTCATTGAGGCGCTTCAGACGAAAGGCAAAGGCAACTTGCAGCTTACGGGCCAGCTCGGCGAAGTGATGCAGGAATCGGCTCATGCCGCATTCTCGTATGCAAAGTCGAGAGCCAAAGACCTCGGTATTGACGAAACGCAATTCGAGAAGTTCGACATTCACATTCACCTGCCCGAGGGAGCGATACCAAAGGACGGCCCATCGGCGGGCGTCGGTATGGCGACCGCACTTGTCTCTGTCCTGACTCAGCAGCGCGTTCGAAAGGATGTCGCAATGACCGGCGAGATCACTCTTCGCGGCCACATCATGCCCGTCGGCGGCATCAAAGAAAAGCTGCTCGCAGCGCGGCGTGCAAAACTCAAAACGGTCATCCTGCCGGCTGCGAATGAGCGTGACCTCGCTGACCTTCCGCAGGAAGTTATGGACGATTTGTCGTTTATATTTGTGGAGAATGTGCAGCAGGTCTTTGACGCTGCATTGCGGCCGGCCGGAGCACGACGTCAGCGTCAAAACGCCGCCGCCGGCACGAACTGA